A stretch of Paludisphaera borealis DNA encodes these proteins:
- the rpsR gene encoding 30S ribosomal protein S18: MPRKKFGRNRKNRCRFCTPEGCPRPAYVDYKDIGLLKKLCTNQSKMFSRKRSGNCAAFQRASSAAVKRARFMGLLPYVGE, translated from the coding sequence ATGCCCCGGAAGAAGTTTGGACGCAACCGCAAGAATCGCTGCCGGTTTTGCACTCCTGAAGGCTGTCCCCGTCCGGCCTATGTCGACTACAAGGACATCGGCCTGCTGAAGAAGCTGTGCACCAATCAGAGCAAGATGTTCTCCCGCAAGCGAAGCGGCAATTGCGCCGCGTTCCAGCGGGCTTCGAGCGCCGCGGTGAAGCGGGCTCGGTTCATGGGCCTGCTGCCGTACGTCGGCGAGTAA
- a CDS encoding zf-HC2 domain-containing protein, whose amino-acid sequence MSRHGRWTRILTLHCETASELASQEMDEPLGFADHLALRAHILICRSCRRFQRQLLWMRLAARSRSRVGVLDQATLSPEARVRIAEALREGGNDDGPPP is encoded by the coding sequence GTGAGCCGGCACGGTCGATGGACCCGAATCCTGACGCTGCACTGCGAGACCGCCTCCGAACTCGCGTCCCAGGAGATGGACGAGCCGCTCGGCTTCGCCGACCACCTGGCGCTCCGCGCGCACATCCTCATCTGCCGGTCCTGTCGCCGGTTCCAGCGCCAACTTCTCTGGATGCGCCTCGCCGCCCGCTCCCGCTCCCGCGTCGGCGTGCTCGACCAGGCGACCCTTTCCCCCGAAGCCCGGGTCCGAATCGCCGAGGCCCTGCGCGAAGGTGGAAACGACGACGGACCGCCCCCGTAG
- a CDS encoding sigma-70 family RNA polymerase sigma factor, producing MTVEPGRKTDSREPPESPTDPERWLDEHGDALYRYALAHGIRRDAAEDLVQECFLAALRARERFDGDSSERTWLLAILRHKLVDHYRRGAAVRVESAWDLEEDGPRSGILNRFFRDDGTWRRAPSAWKIASDPIESREFLDFLDACLERLPGPLAAAFLLREVEGLDMDVVRQRLAIASGNLRIRLHRARLLLRDCLGKHGFGEPADDPRRTT from the coding sequence ATGACGGTCGAGCCTGGCCGGAAGACCGACTCCCGGGAACCCCCGGAATCGCCGACGGACCCCGAGCGCTGGCTCGATGAGCATGGCGATGCGCTCTACCGCTATGCGCTCGCGCATGGAATCCGGCGCGACGCGGCCGAGGATCTCGTCCAAGAGTGCTTCCTGGCCGCGCTCCGCGCCCGCGAGCGATTCGACGGCGATTCCTCGGAACGCACCTGGCTGCTGGCGATCCTCCGCCACAAGCTCGTCGACCACTACCGGCGCGGAGCGGCGGTTCGCGTCGAGTCGGCATGGGACCTGGAGGAAGACGGCCCGCGCAGCGGCATCCTCAACCGCTTCTTCCGCGACGACGGAACCTGGCGCCGCGCCCCTTCGGCCTGGAAAATCGCGTCTGACCCGATCGAGAGTCGCGAGTTCCTCGACTTCCTCGACGCCTGCCTCGAACGGCTGCCCGGCCCCCTCGCCGCCGCGTTTCTCCTCCGCGAGGTCGAGGGCCTGGATATGGACGTCGTCCGCCAGCGGCTCGCGATCGCCTCGGGCAACCTCCGCATCCGGCTCCATCGCGCCCGGCTCTTGCTGCGCGACTGCCTCGGCAAGCATGGCTTCGGCGAGCCCGCCGACGACCCCAGGAGGACGACGTGA
- a CDS encoding spondin domain-containing protein, which translates to MRLHNQRAWFPAVAAVLALAFSAPATADTLQITVTNNQPAGGFAFAPVWFGLHDGSYQTFTAGGTASSTIQTTAELGKPSALLAAFAGHGDQTVAGSAPIGPGSGVTALLSVADPSMNRYLSFASMVVPSNDFFMGNADPKAFEVFDASGAFLGPKTIQVYGKNVWDAGTEVNNIAFGAAFIVGDNINDHVAQGGVIALVFGGPDQTDYLNSILGKATPYGYDISHIISPDDLLATFQIQSVPEPSSLVLLGAGAGGLLIASVRKASRRRA; encoded by the coding sequence ATGCGACTTCACAACCAAAGAGCGTGGTTCCCGGCCGTCGCGGCCGTGTTGGCGCTGGCATTCTCGGCGCCCGCGACCGCGGACACTCTCCAGATCACCGTCACGAACAATCAGCCTGCCGGCGGGTTCGCGTTTGCGCCGGTCTGGTTCGGCCTTCATGACGGCTCCTACCAGACGTTCACGGCCGGCGGCACGGCTTCGTCCACGATCCAGACCACGGCCGAACTCGGGAAGCCTTCGGCTCTGCTGGCGGCGTTCGCCGGCCACGGCGACCAGACGGTCGCCGGCTCGGCCCCGATCGGGCCCGGCTCCGGTGTGACTGCTTTGTTGAGCGTCGCCGATCCGTCGATGAATCGGTACCTGAGCTTCGCCTCGATGGTCGTTCCCTCCAACGACTTCTTCATGGGCAACGCCGACCCGAAGGCGTTCGAGGTCTTCGACGCGTCCGGCGCGTTCCTCGGCCCCAAGACGATCCAGGTCTATGGCAAGAACGTCTGGGACGCGGGGACGGAGGTCAACAACATCGCCTTCGGCGCCGCCTTCATCGTCGGCGACAACATCAACGACCACGTCGCCCAGGGAGGCGTGATCGCCCTGGTCTTCGGCGGCCCAGACCAGACCGACTATTTGAACAGCATCCTCGGCAAGGCGACCCCCTACGGCTACGACATCTCCCACATCATCTCCCCGGACGACCTGCTCGCCACCTTCCAGATCCAGTCGGTCCCCGAGCCTTCCAGCCTGGTCCTTCTCGGCGCCGGCGCAGGGGGATTGCTGATCGCATCGGTTCGGAAGGCGTCGCGGCGACGGGCCTAA
- a CDS encoding PepSY-associated TM helix domain-containing protein encodes MIVTETPAAGRPRRRRLAIRFAAFIRWLHIYVSMFGLIAVLFFSVTGVTLNHPDWFLGEMESRSDVEGRIDPKLLIPASPSGEVAKLEVVEHLRKAHDVRGALVEFKVDDAECLVAFKGPGYAADAFINRDDGKYTLSQTAHGLVGVINDLHKGRDSGPVWSLVVDVSALLLVVISLSGLILIFYLKLRRVPGVVVAIAGGFVVGLLYWFGVP; translated from the coding sequence GTGATCGTGACCGAAACGCCGGCCGCCGGCCGTCCTCGACGCCGCCGGCTGGCGATCCGGTTCGCGGCTTTCATCCGCTGGCTGCACATCTACGTCTCGATGTTCGGTCTGATCGCCGTCCTGTTCTTCAGCGTGACGGGCGTGACGCTCAACCACCCCGACTGGTTCCTCGGCGAGATGGAGAGCCGGAGCGACGTCGAGGGACGGATCGATCCCAAGCTGCTGATCCCCGCATCCCCCTCGGGCGAGGTCGCGAAACTCGAAGTGGTCGAGCACCTGCGCAAGGCCCACGACGTCCGCGGCGCGCTCGTCGAGTTCAAGGTCGACGACGCCGAGTGCCTGGTCGCCTTCAAGGGCCCCGGCTACGCCGCCGACGCCTTCATCAACCGCGACGACGGCAAGTACACCCTCAGCCAGACCGCCCACGGCCTCGTCGGCGTGATCAACGACCTCCACAAAGGCCGCGACTCCGGCCCCGTCTGGTCGCTGGTCGTCGACGTCTCCGCCCTGCTACTCGTCGTCATCTCCCTCTCCGGCCTGATCTTGATCTTCTACCTCAAACTCCGTCGCGTCCCCGGCGTCGTCGTCGCGATTGCGGGAGGATTCGTCGTCGGCCTCCTCTACTGGTTCGGCGTGCCGTGA
- a CDS encoding DUF2271 domain-containing protein, which translates to MKHPHTAPPRRPFRLLTCLVLGLGCLTAGASADEPHVFSHESVMGTSLELRVWADGRDLARDAEARVLGEIDRLSAILSGYDPNSEFSRWRRATGRPMAVSPPLWDLLQAADAWRTRSAGAFDPRVEILSKLWTESAANGREPSADATRQALDVLASPAWRLDADARTAAPLSECPLSLNAIAKGYIVERACDAAMKLGGVRGLVLNVGGDLRAVGEAVGAIGVVDPLADSESSTPLTVIEVPDRAVASSGRSQRGFSINGRWHSHIFDPRTGQPVEAVAGATVVAPRSADADALATICNVLTPDESLGLVDATADAACLIVLADGRTVRSARWTRYEHPAFAQSAASPVGQEPKPAKAEKSTEAEKPAAAPWNADYELAVDFEINNPSDAGRRYRRPYVAVWVEDKEGRPVRNLILWLSQGGAGPFQWVPDLKRWYRADQLRKQTDKREMIFTMARATRAPGKYKVVWDGKNDLGKLAPQGDYTIFIEAVREHGTYQSIRKDVTLAATPFTEDLKGNVEIKSATIAYRRKPEPKK; encoded by the coding sequence ATGAAACACCCTCACACCGCCCCGCCGCGACGTCCGTTCCGGCTCCTGACCTGCCTCGTCCTGGGCCTCGGCTGCCTGACCGCCGGCGCGTCGGCCGACGAACCGCACGTCTTCTCGCATGAGAGCGTGATGGGAACCTCATTGGAGCTGCGCGTGTGGGCCGACGGCCGCGACCTTGCTCGCGACGCCGAGGCCCGCGTGCTGGGCGAGATCGACCGACTCTCGGCGATCCTCAGCGGCTACGACCCGAACAGCGAGTTCTCGCGATGGCGACGCGCGACGGGACGACCGATGGCCGTCTCGCCGCCGCTCTGGGACCTGCTGCAAGCCGCCGACGCCTGGCGGACCCGATCCGCCGGCGCCTTCGACCCACGAGTAGAAATCCTCAGCAAGCTCTGGACCGAATCCGCCGCGAACGGACGCGAGCCTTCGGCCGACGCGACCCGGCAGGCGCTCGACGTCCTGGCCAGCCCCGCCTGGCGACTCGACGCCGACGCCCGCACGGCCGCGCCGCTGTCGGAGTGTCCGCTCAGCCTCAACGCGATCGCCAAGGGCTACATCGTCGAACGGGCGTGCGACGCCGCGATGAAACTCGGCGGCGTTCGCGGCCTCGTGCTCAACGTCGGCGGCGATCTTCGCGCGGTCGGCGAGGCCGTCGGGGCGATCGGCGTGGTCGACCCACTGGCCGATTCGGAATCGTCGACGCCGTTGACCGTGATCGAAGTCCCCGACCGCGCGGTCGCCTCCAGCGGCCGTTCGCAGCGCGGGTTCTCGATCAACGGACGCTGGCACTCGCATATCTTCGACCCGCGCACGGGCCAGCCGGTCGAGGCCGTCGCCGGGGCCACGGTCGTCGCGCCGCGATCGGCCGACGCGGACGCCCTGGCCACGATCTGCAACGTCCTCACGCCCGACGAAAGCCTCGGGCTGGTCGACGCGACCGCCGACGCCGCCTGCCTGATCGTGCTCGCCGACGGCCGGACCGTCCGCAGCGCCCGATGGACCCGCTACGAACATCCCGCTTTCGCGCAGTCCGCCGCGAGCCCGGTCGGCCAGGAGCCGAAGCCGGCCAAAGCCGAGAAATCGACCGAAGCCGAGAAGCCGGCCGCCGCGCCGTGGAACGCCGACTACGAGCTGGCGGTCGATTTCGAGATCAATAATCCGTCCGACGCGGGGCGTCGCTATCGGCGGCCGTACGTCGCGGTCTGGGTCGAGGACAAGGAGGGGCGGCCGGTCCGCAACTTGATCTTGTGGCTCTCGCAGGGGGGGGCCGGGCCGTTCCAGTGGGTCCCCGACCTCAAGCGGTGGTATCGCGCCGACCAGCTTCGCAAGCAGACCGACAAACGCGAGATGATCTTCACGATGGCGCGGGCGACCCGCGCGCCGGGCAAGTACAAAGTCGTCTGGGACGGCAAGAACGACCTGGGCAAGCTCGCGCCCCAGGGCGACTATACGATCTTCATCGAAGCCGTGCGCGAGCACGGCACGTATCAGAGCATCCGCAAAGACGTGACTCTCGCCGCCACGCCGTTCACCGAGGACCTGAAGGGGAATGTCGAGATCAAATCCGCCACCATCGCGTACCGTCGCAAGCCCGAGCCCAAGAAGTGA
- a CDS encoding TerC family protein, with translation MTLDYLIPILKIILFDLVLSGDNAVVIGLAAHRLPPAQRKKAMFWGCGLAIVMRIGLTFVVFYLLMIPGLRFFGAVLLAWIACKLMQEEGQAAADPHAAPTSMLKAIQRIAMADLIMSLDNVLAIASASDSNPWLIFLGLILSISMLLALSAVITEMMSRYRWIAYAGAAVLAWAAADMMAEDLETFFAAGYVSGFPAFPHWGKWALRVFLVTLCLTINWWLPQSKQSPQPVVDDKTDDGRATADAQLERIAEQ, from the coding sequence ATGACGCTCGACTACCTGATCCCGATCCTGAAGATCATCCTCTTCGATCTTGTACTGTCCGGCGACAACGCCGTGGTCATCGGCCTGGCCGCCCATCGTCTCCCGCCCGCCCAGCGCAAGAAGGCCATGTTCTGGGGCTGCGGCCTGGCGATCGTGATGCGGATCGGGTTGACGTTCGTCGTCTTCTACCTGCTCATGATTCCCGGCCTGCGATTCTTCGGCGCCGTCTTGCTCGCCTGGATCGCCTGCAAACTGATGCAGGAGGAAGGGCAGGCCGCCGCAGACCCTCACGCCGCGCCGACCTCAATGCTCAAGGCAATCCAGCGGATCGCGATGGCCGACCTCATCATGAGCCTCGATAACGTGCTGGCGATCGCCAGCGCGAGCGATTCCAATCCGTGGCTGATCTTTCTCGGGCTGATCCTGTCGATCTCGATGCTGCTGGCCCTGAGCGCGGTCATCACCGAGATGATGAGTCGCTACCGATGGATCGCCTATGCCGGAGCGGCCGTCCTGGCCTGGGCCGCGGCCGACATGATGGCCGAGGACCTGGAGACCTTCTTCGCCGCCGGCTACGTCTCGGGCTTCCCCGCATTTCCGCACTGGGGCAAGTGGGCGTTGCGCGTGTTCTTGGTCACGCTCTGCCTGACGATCAACTGGTGGCTGCCGCAATCCAAGCAATCGCCTCAGCCCGTGGTCGACGACAAGACCGACGACGGACGAGCCACCGCCGACGCCCAACTGGAACGCATCGCCGAGCAATAA
- a CDS encoding M20/M25/M40 family metallo-hydrolase, giving the protein MPRTSGIVLALAASGWLWTSDLRAQAPPPAKAEATQDAKKPEPSKTPTEAKPEPPKPPADPIDRIKEEGDKRSQVMATLSYLTDVIGPRLTGSPNLKRANEWTRDALANWGLENAHLEAWGPFGKGWTLKRFSAQVIEPQCIPLIAVPKAWSPSIEGTLTAEVVYFDAKTEADFEKYKGKLKGAVVLTSAPPEVLARFAPLASRRTDKELLDLADAPEPGGRRGRTFDPKLRAQMELASKKTKFLADEGAALLIDPSRTGDGGTLFVQSASVPGSPPPLPPSEGSPDAARTPPPRRISPWDKDAPKIIPQLVMAKEHYNRLVRMIQQGEKIKVAVDLAVEFHGDDLNAYNTVAELPGTDRKDEIVMLGGHIDSWHGGVGATDNAAGVAVAMEAMRILKALDLKPRRTVRIGLWSGEEQGLHGSRAYVSEHFRKAPEDRGGAASEDVDTRENVASKPEYDKFSAYYNLDNGTGKIRGVYLQGNEAARPIFRKWLQPFREMGATTLTSSNTGGTDHLSFDGVGLPGFQFIQDEVEYGTRTHHSNMDVYDRAQADDLKQAAVIMAAFVYNTAMLDEKLPRKPIPPRARPAVRAAALDAPTQ; this is encoded by the coding sequence ATGCCCCGCACCTCTGGAATCGTCCTGGCGCTGGCCGCGTCGGGATGGCTGTGGACGTCCGACCTTCGCGCCCAGGCGCCGCCCCCCGCCAAGGCCGAAGCCACTCAGGACGCAAAGAAACCCGAGCCCTCCAAGACTCCGACCGAGGCGAAGCCCGAGCCGCCCAAGCCGCCGGCCGATCCGATCGATCGCATCAAGGAAGAAGGGGACAAACGTTCGCAGGTCATGGCGACGCTCAGTTATCTGACCGACGTGATCGGCCCGCGCCTCACCGGGTCGCCGAACCTGAAGCGGGCGAACGAATGGACCCGCGACGCCCTGGCGAACTGGGGCCTGGAAAACGCCCACCTCGAAGCCTGGGGGCCGTTCGGAAAAGGCTGGACGCTCAAGCGGTTCTCGGCCCAGGTGATCGAGCCCCAGTGCATCCCCCTGATCGCCGTTCCGAAAGCCTGGTCCCCCTCGATCGAGGGGACGCTGACCGCCGAGGTGGTTTACTTCGACGCCAAGACCGAGGCCGATTTCGAGAAGTACAAGGGCAAGCTCAAGGGCGCCGTCGTCCTTACAAGCGCTCCGCCCGAGGTTCTCGCCCGGTTCGCCCCCCTGGCCAGTCGCCGTACCGACAAGGAGCTGCTCGACCTGGCCGACGCCCCCGAACCCGGCGGCCGTCGCGGCCGGACGTTCGACCCCAAGCTCCGCGCCCAGATGGAGCTGGCGTCGAAGAAAACCAAGTTTCTGGCCGACGAGGGCGCAGCGCTCTTGATCGACCCCAGCCGCACCGGCGACGGCGGCACGCTGTTCGTCCAGTCGGCGAGCGTCCCCGGATCACCGCCCCCCTTGCCGCCCTCCGAGGGTTCCCCGGACGCCGCCCGGACCCCTCCCCCACGGCGGATCTCTCCCTGGGATAAGGACGCCCCCAAGATCATCCCCCAGCTCGTGATGGCCAAGGAGCACTACAACCGCCTGGTCCGGATGATCCAGCAGGGCGAGAAGATCAAGGTCGCGGTCGACCTCGCCGTCGAGTTCCACGGCGACGACCTCAACGCGTACAACACCGTCGCCGAATTGCCGGGAACCGATCGGAAGGACGAGATCGTCATGCTGGGCGGCCACATCGATTCGTGGCACGGGGGCGTCGGCGCGACCGACAACGCCGCCGGCGTGGCCGTCGCGATGGAGGCGATGCGCATCCTCAAGGCGCTCGATCTCAAGCCGCGCCGGACCGTCCGCATCGGCCTCTGGAGCGGCGAGGAGCAGGGCCTCCACGGCTCGCGCGCCTACGTATCCGAGCATTTCCGCAAGGCGCCCGAGGACCGGGGCGGGGCCGCGAGCGAAGACGTGGACACGCGGGAAAACGTCGCGAGCAAGCCCGAGTACGACAAGTTCTCGGCGTATTACAACCTCGACAACGGCACCGGCAAGATCCGCGGCGTCTACCTTCAGGGCAACGAAGCCGCGCGGCCGATCTTCCGCAAGTGGCTCCAGCCGTTCCGCGAGATGGGCGCCACGACGCTGACCAGCTCCAACACCGGAGGGACCGACCACCTGTCGTTCGACGGCGTCGGCCTGCCCGGTTTCCAGTTCATCCAGGACGAGGTCGAGTACGGCACCCGCACCCACCACTCGAACATGGACGTCTACGACCGCGCCCAGGCCGACGACCTGAAGCAAGCCGCCGTGATCATGGCCGCGTTCGTCTACAACACCGCCATGCTCGACGAGAAGCTTCCCCGCAAGCCAATCCCGCCGCGCGCCCGTCCCGCCGTTCGCGCCGCGGCGCTCGACGCCCCGACGCAGTAA
- a CDS encoding sulfatase-like hydrolase/transferase — protein sequence MAAAGPSAGNPAATTREEAAYNLDRTALPIREPSSPPITTLDARNAKAPPRFEVKAPHGAPNVLIVLIDDMGFGQSSAFGGPIHMPTLERMAKGGLRYNQFHTTALCSPTRAALLTGRNHHVCNMGSITETATAFPGQTGQRPNSVAPLAEMLRLNGYSTAAFGKSHETAAWEVSPSGPTDRWPTRSGFDKFYGFIGGETNQWSPAIYEDMTRVEIPKDPNYHLMTDLANQAIKWTSAQKSLTPDKPFFTYFAPGATHAPHHAPKEWISRYKGKFDQGWDKLREETLARQIKLGVVPAGTRLAPKPEAIKDWDTLSADEKTLFARQMEVFAGYGEYADFEVGRVIQAVEDLGQLDNTLVFYMVGDNGASGEGTMNGLFNEATYFNGVPESVADVLKHFDDLGGPNSYGHYAAGWAVAGDAPFTWTKQVAGSYGGTRNGMVVHWPKGITAKGEVRSQWHHVIDVAPTILEAAGLPEPKSVNGTPQTPIEGVSMLYTFADAKAKDRRRTQYFEIFGNRGVYHDGWLAHTVHRAAWESTPRHPLLEDKWELYHVEEDFSSANNLAAKHPEKLKELQDLFLTEAAKNHALPLDDRVLERVNAALVGRPDLMAGRTALTVYDGMRGMTENVFINIKNRSHAITAEVEIPKGSADGVILAQAGRFGGWSLFVKDGRPMYAYNYLGLGVSKVASPKALPEGAATIRFEFQYDGGGLGKGGTGTILVNGEKVAEGRIDRTQGYIFSADEGADVGLDGETPVTDDYKERENKFTGKIGKVTIDLK from the coding sequence ATGGCGGCAGCCGGCCCCTCCGCGGGGAATCCGGCGGCGACGACTCGCGAGGAGGCGGCATACAACCTGGACCGAACGGCGCTGCCGATCCGGGAGCCTTCGTCTCCGCCGATCACGACACTCGACGCTCGCAACGCGAAAGCGCCGCCGCGCTTCGAGGTGAAGGCGCCGCATGGCGCGCCCAATGTTCTGATCGTGCTGATCGACGACATGGGGTTTGGCCAATCCAGCGCCTTCGGCGGGCCGATCCACATGCCGACGCTGGAGCGGATGGCGAAGGGCGGCCTTCGCTACAATCAGTTCCACACCACGGCACTCTGTTCGCCGACCCGTGCGGCCCTGCTGACCGGCCGGAACCATCACGTCTGCAACATGGGCTCGATCACGGAGACGGCCACCGCGTTCCCCGGCCAGACCGGGCAACGCCCGAACAGCGTGGCTCCGCTTGCTGAGATGTTACGGCTCAACGGCTACAGCACGGCCGCCTTCGGCAAATCGCACGAGACCGCCGCCTGGGAAGTCAGCCCGTCCGGCCCGACCGACCGCTGGCCCACCCGCTCCGGCTTCGACAAGTTCTACGGCTTCATCGGCGGCGAAACGAATCAGTGGTCCCCAGCCATCTATGAAGACATGACTCGGGTCGAAATACCGAAAGATCCGAATTACCATCTGATGACCGACCTGGCCAACCAGGCGATCAAGTGGACGAGCGCCCAGAAATCGCTCACGCCGGACAAACCGTTTTTCACCTACTTCGCGCCCGGGGCCACGCACGCCCCGCACCACGCGCCGAAGGAGTGGATTTCCAGGTACAAAGGCAAGTTCGACCAGGGCTGGGACAAGCTCCGCGAAGAGACGCTGGCCCGCCAGATCAAGCTCGGCGTCGTTCCCGCGGGCACCAGACTCGCGCCCAAACCCGAGGCCATCAAGGATTGGGACACGCTCAGCGCCGACGAGAAGACGCTCTTCGCCCGCCAGATGGAAGTATTCGCGGGGTACGGCGAATACGCCGACTTCGAAGTCGGCCGCGTCATCCAGGCCGTCGAAGACCTCGGCCAGTTGGATAACACGCTCGTCTTCTATATGGTCGGCGACAACGGCGCGAGCGGCGAAGGGACCATGAACGGCTTGTTCAATGAAGCGACCTACTTCAACGGCGTGCCCGAATCTGTCGCGGACGTCCTGAAGCACTTCGACGATCTAGGCGGACCGAACTCGTACGGCCACTACGCCGCCGGCTGGGCCGTGGCCGGCGACGCGCCGTTCACGTGGACGAAGCAGGTCGCCGGCAGCTACGGCGGCACCCGCAACGGCATGGTCGTCCACTGGCCCAAGGGGATTACGGCCAAGGGGGAGGTGCGATCGCAGTGGCATCACGTCATCGACGTCGCGCCGACCATCCTCGAAGCGGCCGGCTTGCCCGAACCGAAATCGGTGAACGGAACGCCGCAGACGCCCATCGAAGGCGTGAGCATGCTTTACACGTTCGCCGACGCCAAGGCCAAGGACCGGCGCCGGACGCAGTACTTTGAGATCTTCGGCAACCGCGGCGTCTACCATGACGGCTGGCTCGCCCACACCGTCCACCGCGCCGCCTGGGAAAGCACGCCACGGCATCCTTTGCTCGAAGACAAGTGGGAACTCTACCACGTCGAGGAGGACTTCAGCTCGGCGAACAACCTGGCCGCGAAACACCCCGAAAAACTGAAGGAGTTGCAGGATCTCTTTCTCACGGAAGCGGCCAAGAACCACGCCTTGCCCCTTGATGATCGCGTCCTCGAGCGCGTGAACGCCGCCCTCGTCGGCCGCCCCGACCTGATGGCCGGCCGCACTGCGCTGACGGTCTACGATGGCATGCGTGGAATGACGGAGAACGTCTTCATCAACATCAAAAACCGGTCGCACGCCATCACCGCCGAGGTGGAGATTCCAAAGGGGAGCGCCGACGGTGTGATCCTGGCCCAGGCAGGCCGGTTCGGCGGGTGGAGCCTCTTCGTCAAGGATGGCAGGCCGATGTACGCTTACAACTATCTCGGTCTCGGCGTCTCCAAGGTCGCTTCGCCCAAGGCGCTGCCCGAGGGCGCGGCGACGATCCGCTTTGAGTTCCAATACGACGGCGGCGGCCTGGGCAAGGGCGGCACGGGCACGATCCTCGTCAACGGCGAGAAAGTCGCTGAAGGGCGGATCGACAGGACGCAGGGGTACATCTTCTCGGCCGACGAAGGCGCGGACGTCGGCCTCGACGGCGAGACGCCCGTGACCGACGACTACAAGGAGCGTGAGAACAAGTTCACCGGCAAGATCGGCAAAGTGACGATCGATCTGAAATAG
- a CDS encoding Ig-like domain-containing protein, producing the protein MMLSTASAASAASALTGMTTPATGQILPITIQDKLHRIERLPGTLRTLSPNRFLPKDTMSEIQAGLTSMVSLLHPAPSSALQAYNFAMRDIVSRPSLRPQDARVLNNAFISVLQASGATPEATSQVATAMNSLVTKVDTASIQPVFLATNDYAMVLQLAQVVGQPMPAPGVPTITKATGAQVDSRHSVSPLSQPTFGGTYQANALLQIYNQDTGEVVGTGTPEKNGRYAIQLSTPLAVGSYKLRIRAVDEAGHLGNSSQYFTLSIVPPKGHSKAEPAVQIAQATPQGPVKALKS; encoded by the coding sequence ATGATGCTCTCCACGGCGTCGGCCGCGTCGGCCGCTTCGGCCCTCACCGGCATGACGACGCCGGCGACCGGTCAGATTCTGCCAATCACGATCCAGGACAAGCTCCATCGGATCGAGAGGCTTCCCGGCACGCTCAGGACCCTCTCGCCGAACCGGTTCCTGCCCAAGGACACGATGTCCGAGATCCAGGCCGGACTGACCTCGATGGTCAGTTTGCTGCACCCCGCGCCTTCGAGTGCGCTGCAAGCCTACAACTTCGCGATGCGCGACATCGTCAGCCGGCCGTCGTTACGGCCGCAGGACGCCCGCGTCTTGAACAACGCGTTCATCAGCGTGCTGCAAGCCTCGGGGGCCACGCCCGAGGCGACGTCGCAGGTGGCGACGGCCATGAATTCGCTGGTCACGAAAGTCGACACGGCGAGCATCCAGCCGGTGTTCCTGGCGACGAACGACTACGCAATGGTCCTTCAGCTCGCGCAGGTGGTCGGTCAGCCGATGCCCGCGCCCGGGGTTCCGACGATCACCAAGGCGACGGGCGCGCAGGTCGACTCTCGTCACTCCGTCAGCCCGCTCAGCCAGCCGACCTTCGGCGGCACCTATCAGGCCAACGCGCTGCTCCAGATCTATAATCAGGACACGGGAGAGGTCGTCGGCACCGGTACGCCCGAGAAGAACGGGCGGTACGCGATCCAGCTCTCGACGCCGCTCGCGGTCGGGTCGTACAAGCTGCGCATCCGCGCGGTCGACGAGGCCGGACACCTCGGCAATTCGAGCCAGTACTTCACTCTGTCGATCGTCCCGCCCAAGGGGCACTCCAAGGCCGAGCCCGCCGTGCAGATCGCCCAGGCGACGCCCCAGGGACCGGTCAAAGCGTTGAAATCCTGA